One Mya arenaria isolate MELC-2E11 chromosome 7, ASM2691426v1 genomic window carries:
- the LOC128241072 gene encoding protein-tyrosine kinase 6-like, producing MNCENSTYRRTDSQFKLHVLWAPPEVRSGTYCRQSDIWSFGVVCLEVFLDGGTPRLTKPSQPSPGSDPQEEHWARLAQNERFPKPLTCPDEVYEIMKLCWQSDPQKRISFREIVKKLTRIRASQ from the exons ATGAATTGTGAAAACAGTACATACAGGAGGACTGATTCTCagtttaaactacatgtattatg GGCTCCTCCAGAGGTTCGTAGCGGGACATACTGTCGGCAGTCAGACATCTGGAGTTTCGGCGTTGTGTGCTTAGAGGTCTTCTTGGATGGAGGAACCCCAAGGTTAACCAAACCATCCCAACCCTCCCCAGGCTCCGATCCACAGGAGGAGCATTGGGCACGCCTCGCTCAGAACGAGAGATTCCCGAAACCTTTGACCTGCCCCGATGAGGTTTACGAGATCATGAAGCTGTGCTGGCAGAGTGATCCACAAAAGAGAATATCATTCAGAGAAATTGTTAAGAAATTGACTag GATCAGGGCTTCTCAATAG